The window GGGCGGACCGCCGGCGAACGGACCCGGTCCCGGGACTCGTCCGAATCGAGACGGAGCGGCCGTCGGTCCTCCGAGAGCGCCCGCTCCAGTGCGTCCGGGGGCAGTCGCGGAAGACACGCGTCGGCCGGATCCGGCGGGCGGGGAACGGCCCGGGACGCCACGACGGGCGGGTCGAACGCCGGAGGCTCGGAGTCGGAGGCCCGAGGTCCAGGGTCGACGTCGTCGAGGGCGACGCGCTCGGCGAGCCGACTCACGCCGCTCTCGTACGGGTGGACTGCCGTGTTGCTCGCGGGCATCCTGTACGTCGCCGGTCTCTGGCGGTACCTCCGGGCGAACGCCGAGGCGCTGGCGGCCCTTCGGCGCGCGGCGGCCGCCGATCCGATGGCCGCGGCGACCGCGACGCAGGAACTCGTCGCCCCCGGACAGTTCGTCCTCGAATCGGTGACGGTCGGCGAGCCCCTGACGCTCCTGTTTCCGATCGGAACGGTCGTGCTGGCGGTCGCGCTCGCGGGGGTCGTTCACTCGTTCGGTCGAGGCGTGGCGTACCTGTACGCGCTCGGCGGTCTCCTCCCGTTGTTCGCACTCGCTGCGGGCCCGATGGTGACGCTCCCGGACGGCGCCGTCCTGGGACTCGTCTGTGTGTGCCCCCTCCTCGCGACGGCGGCCTTTCTCGTCGACGTCGGACGAGTCGCCTTCTGAGGGGCGGGCGGACGGTCACGAGAACCAGCGTCCTACCGGCGGATCGGTGAAAGGAAGCGGGGCCGCATCGGGCGGGCCCCTGACTGACCAAGCCACTGCGAAGAGCACCAGTCTCGCAGTTCCTTACCTGACGCGCCCGGTTGCTTCGACCACGCGCGTCGGTAATTACTCGGCGATTTTTCGTCAAAAGTCCTGGGATAGAGCCAATATCCGCCCAGACGGACACAAAATTTGGTATAATTATTCGATTCTGCCCTATATTCGGGAAAGAAATAAGAAATACAGAACATATTTATTCGATTCCACCGCCGAACCGGAACGATACTGATCGAATATGGGACTTTTCGGCGGCGACGAGTCGGTAGCGTGCCCCGGGCGCGTCACCCACCATCCGGTCGGTTGTGACGGTTCAGTATCGGTCGCACACTGGGAGGTGGGAAAACTCGGCTGAGCCTCTCAGCGGACCATGTACGGGTCGTTTCCGGCGCCGAACCGGCCGAGGTCGGCCTCGCGCCGGTAGTCCGTCGAACGGAGCGTCTCGATCCCCTCGACGAGGCGGTCGTGGTGTGTCTCCCCCCACTCGGCGGGCTCTCGGATCGGGACGACGAGGAAGCCGCTGCCCCGCAATTCCTTCGCGTGTAACGCCTCCATATCGATCTCGGTCTTCCACGCCTGGGCGGTGTACGTTTCCAGCACGTGTGCCGTCGCTTTCGCGCCCACCGGAAGGAGGACGTGAGCGGCGATCGCCCGCAGTTCGGCGTCGAAGAACCGCTCGAGGTCGTCGTACGACGACTGCGGGGGGTCGTCGCCGTCGGGCGCACACAGGTGCAGGTACGAGAGAAACGTCCCGTCGGGTTCGGGGCTGTCACCGGTCGTCCGCAACAGCCCGGCGCCCGCCAGCGCCGCCTGCAGGCGACGGCCCGCGTCGTTGGTGAACGGAACGCCGGTGTCCAGACCGCCGTGGACGCCGGGGTGGTCGCCGACGACGTGGAAGTCGGCGTTGGCGTCGCCGTATCCCGGGACGAAGCGCTCACACGGGGGGCGCATATCGAACGGGTTCCGAATCCGGTCTGTGACGTTCTCCACGCTGGCGACGTAGCGGCGGTGCGATTAAAACGGGATCGGTTCGGTCCTCAGAGTTCGACGCCCGAGGGGATCAGACTGTGCGATCGGAGGAGGTTGCCGTCGGCGTCGTACACGAGGAACGTCTGCTTCTCGTAGGTGACGAGGTCTTCGCCGTCGATGCTCACCTCGACGCGGTAGCGGCCGTCGTCGGAGTCCGGCGCGTTGCGACCGTACTCGCGCGCGGCGCGGATGAACGCGAGGACGTCGTCCGCGGACTCGTTGAGTTCGAGGACGAAGTCGCCGGTGATTCGGTTCGTCACGCTCACGACGCCCGCGGCGTCCGGTTCGTCGAGGGAGTCCTGCAGTCGGAACGCCACGTCTGTCTCACCGGCGTCCAGATAGCCGCCTGTCGGATCGGAGAGGCGATGCTCCAGCACCTCTTTGGGACCGTGGAAATCGATCCGCACCTGTGGCTTTCTGGGGTCGTCGCCCTCGTCGACCCAGGCGACGTTCTTGACGTCCAACTCGAAGTAATCCCGCCTCATTCCGTGTAACGAGGTAGAACGTCATCGCGTATGAACGTAACGCCCGCGTCAGACACGGCCGCGTTGAAATGCGGGCGGACGCCTACCGTTTAGCAACGGTGGGACGGGCGAGCTCCCCCAGAGTCCTCCACTGCGACGGCAGCGAGCCGTCGGGCTGTCACACTGAACAACGAGGACGACCGTTTCTCTATCGCAGTATATGATTTATTTCCGGCATCGACAGCCCACTTCGGGTCCTGCCAGAGTGACAACGAGGACTACGCGAGGTGCGCTCGGACCGTCTCGAAGTCGTTCGCCGCGATGCTGTCGCCGATCGAATCGGCGTCGAGGTCCGGGACCGCACCGGGGTACTTCCGCTCGAAGTACGAGAGGAGGTTCGCGACGTCGCGATCGACGAGCTCCCGGGCGTTCTCGTGATCCGTCGGGACGGCCTGTGGCCAATCGAAGACCGTCACCCCGGACTCGCTGATCGCGACGTTGTACTCGCTCATGTCCGCGTGGACGTATCCGGCGTCGTAGGCGGCGGTGATCTCCCGGAGGATCAGATCGAGGACGCCGACGACCTGGTCCTCGGGGAGTTTCGCCCGGTGGAGTTCCACCCCGTCGAGTTTCGCCATCACGATCGCGTGGCGGTTGTGATCGATCGGTCGGGGGACCGAGACGTCGGGGTACAGCGATTCCAGGGCGTCGTACTCGCGTTCGGCCGCCTTTCGCGCCGTGTAGAGCCAGGAGACGTGCTGGTTGTCCGACGTGTAATCGCGCTCGCGCATCACCTCCCGGAAGTTCGTGTATCCCTCGCGGTGGAACTTCAGCGCGAGCGGTCGGTAGGACTGGACTTCGAGGACGTCGCTCTCCTTCCCGACGCCGAGCGGCGCGCCGACACCCTCGATGGTGTCGCGTTCGGAGAACGTTCGGAGGGCGAGCGCGTCGTACCCCTCGGCGGTGAGCGTGTAGCCCTCGTACTGGATCGTCTTCCGCTCGATCAGCTCCCGGGTCGCACAGCGGTCAAGTCGGTAGTCGACCTCCTCGGGCGAGAGGTTCGACAGTTCCGGAAGTTTGCCGCGGTTGACCCACTCCGAGAAGCGCATTCCCTGCTCGACGCCGGAGAGGAGATAGAAGTCCTCGGGTTCGAGTTCGGCCATCACGCCGGCGACGTTCCGCACCATACCCCTATTCCGCCGGCGACGCGTAAAAGGCCCGCGAGTCCGGGCCACTCGCACGCGTATATCCCATTTCGGTATATCAAATCCGTCTGAGCGGGTTACGAAACCGATTTCCCGGGGCGGCCGTAGTCTCAGGTATGACAGGCGACTCCGCGGGGCCGCTCGCCGATCGGGAGTGGCGGATCATCCGCGAGGAGGCCCGCGACGGGCCGATGCAGATGGCGCTCGACGAGATCGCAGCGGAGACGGCCGCGGCAGGTGGGCCGCGAACGGTTCGCGTCTACCGCTGGGAGCCGAGCACGCTCTCGCTCGGCTACGGACAGGACCCCGAGACCGTCGATTGGGACCACTGCGCCAGGGAGGGGGTCTCCGTGACCCGTCGGCAGACCGGCGGCGGCGGCATCTACCACGACGTCGACGGCGACGTCTCCTACTCGATCGTGGCCCCGAAGTCGGAACTGCCGGGCGACCTGATGGACGCCTACCACCTCCTGTGTGAACCGATCCTCGACGCGTTCGACCGCCTGGGTGTCGACGCCGACTACGTTTCGGAACCCGTTCCGGAGATCTGGAAGCCGGCGTGCTACCTCCGGGAGTTGCATCCGGCACACGACGTCGTCGCGGCGGGGCGAAAGATCAGCGGCAACGCCCAGTACCGCCGCCGCGAGTCCGTCGTCCAGCACGGCTCTCTCACCTACGCCGTGCGCGCCGCCGAACACCTCGACGTCTTCGCCGGCCACGACGTCGACCCGGAGCGGTTCCGAGAGCGCGTCGTCGGCGTCGAGGAACTCGCCGACGTGTCGCGAGCGGAGATGGTCTCGACCGTCGAGGAGGCCCTGGGCGCGTGGGCCGATGCCGACGAGGGGGGCTGGACCGACGACGAACTCGAACGGGCGCGCGAACGCGCCGCGGAGAAGTACGCGGACGACGAGTGGGTTCGGCGCCGGCCCGACGACCGCTCCTGAGGTCCCGAAAGCGTCGGGGCGACGGACTCCGAAGTCGCTTTACTCTCCCAGTGACAGCACTCCGTATGCGCGTAGGAGCACACGAGTCGATCGCCGGCGGCGTCGCGAACGCCGTCGATCGGCAGCTGGAGGACGGCGGCAACTGCGGACAGATCTTCACCCACTCCCCGCAGGTGTGGCAGAACCCCGACATCGACGAGGACGACGCCGCGGCGTTCCGCGAGCGATCGCGCGAACACGACGTCGGTCCGTGGGTGATTCACTCGTCGTACCTCGTGAACCTCTGCACGCCGAAGGATGGTCTCCGCGAGAAGTCGATCGACTCGATGCAGCGCGAGGTCGACGCCGCGGCCCTGCTCGACATCCCCTACGTGAACGTCCACCTGGGCGCACACACCGGTGCGGGCGAGTCCCAGGGGCTCGAAAACGCCGTGTCGGCGCTCGACGAACTCGACGTCCCCGACGACGTCACCGTCCTCGTCGAGTCCGACGCCGGATCCGGCACGAAGATGGGCGACGACTTCGACCACCTGGGGTACGTCCTCGACGAGAGCGAACAGGACCTCGAGGTCTGTCTCGACACGGCCCACGCCTTCGCGGCGGGCTACGATCTCTCCGGGTCGGAAGGCGTCGAGGAGACGATTGAGGAACTGGACGCGGCGGTCGGCCTCGACAACCTGGCGTGCGTCCACCTGAACGACTCGAAGCACGAGTGCGGCACCAACAAGGACGAGCACGCCCACATCGGCGAGGGCCAGATCGGCGAGGCGGGAATGCGCGCGTTCGTCAACCACCCGGACCTCCTCGAGGTGCCGCTCGTGCTGGAGACGCCGAACGAGGACGGGAAGGGGTTCGCCTGGAACATCGAGCGCGTCCGCGAACTCCGCGAGGAGTGAGGTCCCGAGCGTCGACGGGAGGCAACCGACTCGCTTTTTACCGCGCCGGCGGTACGGGGCGGCGTGCGGAAGTTTTCGCCGGAGTACCTGCGTCGAACCCGAGAGGGGATGTGGGAAGAGTCCAGAGAGGCGCTCGACCCGCTCTCGCTGTCGGACCGATCGCGGATCCTCGACGCCGGCGCGGGCACGGGCGAACTCGCCCGCGTCCTCGACGAGGAGTCGCCGGGGGACGTCGTCTGCCTCGACGCCGACGCGGATCTCCCCGCAGTCGCCCGCGGAGAGACCGGACTCGACGCGGTCGTCGGCGACGCGACCCGGCCGCCGTTCGCGGACGACTCGTTCGACCTGGTGGTCTGTCAGGCGCTGCTCGTCAACCTTCCCGATCCCGGGGCCGCCCTCCGCGCGTTCGGCCGTCTCTCGACGGAGTTGGTCGCCGCGATCGAACCCGACAACGCCGACGTCGGCGTCGACTCGACCGTGGAGCGGGAGGTCGAACTGGAGCGTCGCGTCCGCGCGGCGTACATCGAGGGCGTCGAGACGGACGTCGCGATGGGCGATCGACTGGTGTCGCTGTTCCGCGAGTCGGGGTTCGAGAGCGTTCGGACGAGGCGGTATTACCACCGGAAGGTGACCGAACCGCCGTACGGCGAAGAGGCGCTCTCGGCCGCGGCGCGGAAGGCCAGCGGGGGAGCCCTCGCGGAGCACGAGGCGGAACTGCGCCGGACGCTCTCCGCGGAGGAGTACGACGCGCTGCGGGGGGCGTGGCGCGAGATGGGAAGAGACGTGATCGACGCGATGCGCGAGGAGACGTACCGGCGGGCCGAGGTCGTCCCGTTCGACGTCGTCGTCGGTCGGGTCGGCGGCGACGGTGGGTGAGCGGAGGCGGTGGGTGAAAGAAGGCGTCGACCGAATCTGAGACGGCGAGTGGACGGAAGCTGTCCGACCCCGTCAGACGACGTCGCCGCGGACGGTGCGGCCCGACTGGGACGCACGGTACGCTGTGACCGCCTCGGCGGCCTCGGCGGCGGTGTCGTCGTCGACGCCGAGCATCGACAGCGACTCCGGGAGCGTCGGGAAGGCGAGTTCGCCGGCGCGGAGTTTCTCCAGCGCCGAGTCCGAGCGCCGGCCCTCGGCGTACAGACAGACCCCCCGCGGGTCGAGGATCTCCTCGTAGGCCTCGCGGGCGAGCGCGCCCTTCAGCCGCTGTCGGACGTTGTCCTCGAAGGAGGCGTTGCACACCTCCAGGTGGACCGGTTCGTCCTCGGGTAAGAGGTGCGCCGCGAGGCACTTCTCGGGGGCCGCGTACCCGCTCCCGTTCGTCCGGAGCAAGTGGGGGTTCGCCTCGGCCCACTCCGCGGAGACGCTCTGCCCGACGCCCTTCACGCCGTGAGTCGACTCGAAGTCGGTGTCCGTGTCGGCGTCGCTCCCGAGCAGCAGGTCCTTCGTCACGTAGACGTCGAGACGGTCGACCGGATCGAGGCCGAGGGCGACGTCGCCGTACACCCAGACCTCCCGGACCGGGACCGGAAGGAGACCGTCGTCGACGGCGTCGAGGACGGATTCGACGCGGTCGAGCGCACTCGAACGTTCCATACCCCCGCTGAGAGCGGGACGCTCGAATGTGTTTCGACAGGGCGGCCGGGGCTCCGTCGCCGGCGACGACGGCGCCGTTCCAGCGCGCCGGCGAAGCGTCGCCGTCGGCATCGGAGTGGCTGTCGATCCGCCACCGAATCGCTGTCGACGCGCCGGCGGAGCGTCGCCGTCGGAGTCGAACCGCTGTCGGCGGCCACCGCGGAACGGACGCGCGCTCGGCACGGCGGTTTCGGAGGTATTTTGAGTGAGGTGTGCATACTCACGGCCGGCACCTCGGGGGTGTCGATCGACCGGTCGCCCACGGCGACCACTCGGGGCAACGCAACCTCCGGGTGCCTTCCCCCCATCCCCCCTCTCCCTCGATCACGCGTTCCCCGTTTTTCCCACCTGCCCGAGACGAAACCCGTATCCACGAGCGTCGCCAACGCCGGGTCGATGGAGTGCGACAAGTGCGGCAGCGACGCCGTGATGCACGCCGGCTACTCCGGCGCCCACCTGTGCGAGGAGCACTTCCTCGCCTCGGTCGAGAAGCGGGTCCGGCGGCGGATCCGCCGCGACAGCCTCGTCCCGCGGGACGCCTCGCCCGACGACCCCGAGCGGTGGGTACTCGGCCTCTCCGGCGGGAAGGACAGCGTCGTGCTCGCGCAGATCCTCGACGAGACGTTCGGCCGGGACCCGCGGATCGAGATCCTCGCGCTGACGATCCACGAGGGCATCGAGGGCTACCGCGACGAGAGCGTCGAGGCCTGCGTCGAACTGTCCGAGGACCTCGACCTCCGCCACGAACTCGTCTCCTACGAGGAGGAGTTCGGCGTCCGGATGGACGACGTCGTCGAGGACGATCCCGAGGGGATGGCCCCCTGCGCGTACTGCGGCGTCTTCCGCCGCGACTTACTGGAGACCTACGCCGAGGAGTTCGATGCCGACATCCTCCTGACGGGCCACAACCTCGACGACGAGGCCCAGACCGCCCTGATGAACGTCTTCGAGGGCGACGTCGAGCAGATGGCCAAGCACTTCGACGCGAGCCTCGGGCCGTTCGACGAGCGCACCGAATCGCCGCACTTCGTCCCGCGGGCGAAGCCGCTCCGCGACATTCCGGAGAAGGAGGTGGCGCTGTACGCGCACCTGCGGGACCTCCCGGCGCACATCACCGAGTGTCCACACGCCTCGGAGGCCTTCCGCGGGGAGATCCAGGAGTTGCTGTTGAAGTTAGAGGAGGACCATCCGGGGACCCGCCACTCGATCCTCTCGGGCTACGAGGAGATGGCGTCGATGGCGGCCGACCGCTACCGCGGTGAGTCGACCGCGGAGATGCGCGAGTGCGAGCGCTGCGGCTCGAAGACGACGCGTGAGGTCTGCCGGAAGTGTCGGCTGTTGGAGTCGCTAGAGGCGGTCTGAGATCGGAGTCGTTACCGTCTGACGGTCGGATTCGTTCGCGATCGACCGCCTCGAACTGTGGGAACGACCCGCCGGTAGAGGATCGAAAGAACGGAAAACCGCACGAAACGCGAGAGACTGGAGACGCCTGCGCCGGTGGTCAGCTCGGCGCGGGTCGGTCGGTCTATCCTCGTCGGACGACGCTATCGGATGACGTCGAGGCCGTTCTGCTTCTCGCGCTGCTCGCGGCCGCCGTCGGACTGCCAGGACCCGCCGGTCGCGGTCGATCCGGTGGACTCCTGGGCGAACTCGGCGTTCTCGCTGGCATCGAACTCCGTCGTCTCGATGCTCTCTCTGGATCGGTCGGCCTGTTTCTGCGTCGACGGGCCGAGCACCTGCGCGGACTGGACGCCGGTCATAATCGCCATCACGCGGACTTTCCCCTTGTACTCGTCGCGGATGCGCGCGCCCCAGATGACGTTCGCGCGCGCCTCCAGCCGTTCGGTGATGTTGTTCGCGATGCCCTCGGCCTCCTTCAGGGTGAGGTCGGGACCGCCCGTGATGTGGACTAACCCGCCGGACGCCCCGCGGTAGTCCACGTCCAAGAGCGGGTGGTTCATCGCGTCGTTGACGACCTCCTGGGTCTTGTTCTTATCCTGGGTCTGACCGACGAGCATCACCGCGACGCCGCCCTGATCCATGATCGTGGACATGTCCGCGTAGTCCAGGTTGATCAGCGACGGTTGCGTGATGGTCTCTGAGATTCCTTTCACGGTCTCGGCGATGATCTGGTCCATCACCGAGAACGCCTTGCCGATCGGGAGGTTGGGGACGTAATCCAAGAGCCGGTTGTTGTCGAGGACGATGATCGAGTCGGCCTCGTTGCGGAGCTTTTCGAGCCCCTCCTCGGCCTTCACGGTCCGGGCGCGCTCGACGTTGAACGGGGTCGAGACCATCCCGACGACGATCGCGCCCTGCTCTTTGGCGATCTTCGAGACGACCGGGGCCGCTCCGGTCCCGGTGCCGCCGCCCATCCCGGCGGTGACGAAGACGAGGTCGGCCTCGCCGAGGACCTCCTTGATCGTCCCCTGGGCCATCTCCGTCGCCCGCTCGCCCATCGAGGGGTCGCCGCCGGCGCCGAGTCCCTGCGTCAGGGACTTGCCGACGAGGATCTTCGTGTCGGCCTCGATCATCTTGAGGTGCTGTTTGTCGGTGTTGATCGCGACCGTGTCGGCGCCGTCGACGCCGATGTTGTAGAGTCGGTTGACCGTGTTGTTGCCGGCACCGCCGCAGCCGACGATGACGATTCGGGGACTCCCGAACTCGTCGCCCTCCGGGGCCTCGGTGTTTGCGTCTCGCTCCTCCTCGTCGCGCTGCATCGCCTCTCTGACTATGTCTTGCATTGGTTACACCTTAGCCCAGTGTTTGGTCGGCGAGTCGCGTCCCTCGGCCTGCTGTTCGTTGAGCATCTCTCGAACAGCCGAGCGGATCGCCTCCGACCGGTTCGGGAACTCCCCGGTCTCGACCATCTGTTCGACCTCCTCGATCTGCTGCTTCGGAATTCGTAGTGTCACACGCTCCATTGTTGCATTCCCCCGGTAAGACGGCGCGCACATCTGTGCGAACGTCTTACACCCCCGAAAACGGACGACAGCGGATCTCTCCCCCGCGCCGCCGGGTTCTGTAAGACGACCGTCTTACGCGAGAGTTACCACAGAGCGATGCCTTATAAATGTAACGCCGACTGTAAGACAGATCGGCGCTGGTGGCGTATACGGCCGCTTCGACACCGTTTACGTCCGTTCGAGGACGTCAGCAGCCGACGTCCGACGGCCGCAGCTCGGACAGAACGCCCAGTCGGATCGGAGTTCGTCGCCGCACTCGCAGAATACCCGATGGGAGGCCTTCTCGCCGCAGTTCGGGCAGTACACGTGATCGCCCTCGACACGTTCGCCGCACTTGTCACACGTCTTTGCGCCGGCGTGTTCGTCGACGGTTCCCCCCTTTGTCTTACGTTCAGACTCGGACGATGTCGACGGCGTAGGTTCGTCGGTAGCGGACGTCTTCTCCGCGTTGACGCCGTCGAGCGAGATGTTGACGTTGAGGTCCTGTGTGCGACCGGCGGGCGCGGTCCGTCCGAGCCGCTCGTCGAGGCGATCGGCGACGAGTTCGTCGACGCGCTCTCTGATGGCCTCGTCGATGGAATCGGTGGATCGCGCCTCCGACGACGACTCCGCGTCGAGGTCGATCATCGGTTCCGCGTCGCTCGTGTCGGACAGGGTGTCGTCACGGTCCGCGCCGTCGAGGTACGTGCGCAACGCTTCGCGCATCGCCTCCGACTTGGAGGTGTCGAGCGCCTCCAACCGCTCGACGAGGTCGTCGTCGGCGCGGAACGTGATCTTGCTCATCGGTCGTATATATGCGACCGACTATTTGAATCTTCCTTCGTGTCTGACGGATGTCAGTCGGCGTGTCTGCCGTCGGGAGCGAATTCCCCTCCGGCAAATTCAAGTCGACTTTCACCGTTTCAAGCGTAGTGGCAGTAACGTTCGATCTCTTCGGGACGCTGGTCGCGGTCGACCGCCCTGCGGACCCCGCTTCCGCCGTCGGAGCGGAACTCCGAGAACGCGACATAGCGGTCCCGGACGACTGGGCGTCCGCCTACGCCGAGCGGCACGTCGACGCGCCGGCGGGCGCAGAGGTCCCCCTTCCCGCGCACGTCGCCGCGGCGCTCCGCTCCCGCGGCGTCGACGTCCCGAACAACGCGGCCCGGCGCGCCGTCGTCGCCGCCTTCGATCCCGCGGTTCGAACCCGTCGGGGCGCCGTCGACGCCGTCGCGGCCGCCGCGGAACGCGGACCCGTCGGGCTCCTCTCGAACTGCTCGGTCCCCGAACTCGTCTCGCGGACGCTGATCCGCTCGACGCTGGACCGGGCGGCGTTCGACGCCGTCGTGACGAGCGTCGGCTGCGGGTGGCGCAAGCCGCATCCGCAGTCGTTCGAGACGGCCGCGGAAGAACTCGGCGTCGACCCCGCCTCGCTCGTTCACGTCGGCGACGACGAGGGGACCGACGGGGGAATCGCGTCGCTCGGCGGGACGTTCGTCGACGTCGCCGCCTGCGGCCTCGACGACGTCGCGCTGCGGCTCCGGCGGGGCGAACCGCTCGGAGGTGCCGAATCGTGCCGGTGACCGCGACCGCCGCTGTCGTCCTCGCGGCGGGGCTGGACGCCCTCGCCGGTGAGCCCCCGGCGCGCGTGCACCCGGTCGCGCTGCTCGGTCGCCTCGTGGCGTGGATCGATCGGCGCGGTCGGGGCGCTCCGGGCTCCCGCGACCCCGACGGCCGGTGGTCGCACCCGCGGCTCGTCGGCGTCCTCACGGCGCTGTTCGTGCCGCTCGGATTCGCCGCCGTCGCCGCGGGGGTCGTCGCCGCCGGATCGACCGTGGCCGTCGAGTCGGCGGTCTCAATCGGACCCGTCACCGCTTCCTGGTTCGGGGCGGCGCTGGCCGCCACCGTCCTCGTTTCGACGACGAGCCTGCGTCTGCTGCTCGACAGCGCCCGGACGGTCGTCGCCGAGAGCGACGCCGACCTCGACGCCGCGCGTACCGACCTCCGGGCGCTGGCCGGACGCGATCCCGACTCGCTGGACGCGGCCCACGTCCGCTCGGCGGCCGTCGAGAGCCTCGCGGAGAACCTCGCGGACGGCCTCGTCGCACCGCTCCTCGCGTTCGCGGTCGCCGTCGCGGTGACCGGCGCGTTCGTTCCGGCGGCGACGTCGCCCGCACTCGTCCCGGCGGCGACGTCCCCCGCGCGGCCGTCCGTCTCGCTCCCGCTCGCCGCGGGCGCGGGGGCGGCCGCCTGGGTGAAGGCGGTCAACACGCTCGACTCGATGCTGGGCTACCGATCGAACCCGATCGGCTGGGCCTCCGCCCGCCTCGACGACGCCGTGATGTGGCTCCCGGCGCGGCTCTCGGCGCTACTTCTCGCCGTCGCCGCGGGGTCGCCCGCGGTTCCGCTCCGGCGGTCCGTCCGGGCGCTCGCCCGCCGACCGTCCTCGCCGAACTCGGGGTGGCCGATGGCGACGATGGCCGCGCTGTTGCCCGCGCGGTTGCACAAGCCGGGCGTCTACGACCTCGATCCGACCGATGCGGGGCGGTCGAGTGCCACGCCGACGGCGCCGGCATCAGACGCGCCCACCCGGTCCCGGGGTTCGAGCCCGAAGGCGACGACGCTTCCGGACGTCGCGACCGCGACGCGCGCGGTCCGGATCACTCGGCGCGCCGGCGCGCTCGCGTTCGTCGCCGCGGGGGTGATCGCGTGGTTCTGACCGCGGTCCGCGGGGCGCTCGGGTTCCTCACTCGACTGCCGGTCGGCGGCGACGCGGACGCCTGGGAGGCGTTCCGGCGGACGCCCGTCTCGATCCCGCTCGCCGGCTACGTCGTCGGCGCGCTCGCCGCCCTGCCCTTCCTCCTCCCGCTGCCGGTCCCGAGCGTCGCCGCGCTCTACCTGGTGACGGTCGTCCTCCTCACCGGCGTCACGCACGCCGACGGACTTGCCGACCTCGGGGACGCCGCGGCGGTCCACGGCGGAGTCGACGCCGCGCGCCGACGGGAGGTCCTCAAGGACTCACAGACCGGCGTCGGCGGCGCGCTGGCCGTCTCGCTCGCGCTCGTGACGCTCGGCCTCGGAACGCTGGGGCTGGCGGGGACGCTCCCGCGCGTCGCGTTCGCGCTCGCGCTCGCCGCGGAGGTCGGAGCGAAAACCGGCGTCGCGCTGCTCGTCTGTACGCGGGAGGCGATGCACGAGGGCCTCGGCGCCGCGCTGACCGAGGGAGCGACGCCGACGGGGCTACTGCCCACCGTGATCGCCGTTCTCCCGGTGTTCGCCGTCGCCTCGGCGGCAGGTGCGGGCTACGCGGGACCGCTCGGCGCGGTGCTCGCGCCGCTCGGCGTCGCCTGGCTCGTCGGCGTCTGGGCGACGGGCGCGCTCGGCGGAATCAACGGCGACGTCCTCGGCGCGGCGAACGAACTCGGCCGCGTCGTGGGCGTGCACGCGGGGGTGATCGTATGGACGCTCTGGTGATGTGCGGCGGGCGGGGAACGCGGCTTCGAGGTGGGGAGAAAACGGAACGCTTCTCGACTATCGAGAAGCCGCTCGTCGAAGTCGGCGGCGAGGCGATGTTCGACCGGGTGGTCGACGCGCTCCGCGCGAGTCGTATCGGTGGGGACGGGGCGGTCGCGGGACAGATCCACGCGGTCGTCTCGCCACACGCGCCCGAGACGGCCGAGCGGGCCCGAGAGCTGTCTCTCTCGGTCGTCGCGACGCCCGGCGACGGCTACGTCTCAGACCTCACGACCGCTCTCGATGCCATCGGCCGACCGGCGCTCACGGTGCCGGCGGACCTGCCGCTCTTGGCCTCGGAGCACGTCGACGACGCCGTCGAGCGCTCGGTCGGGGA is drawn from Halobellus limi and contains these coding sequences:
- the cobS gene encoding adenosylcobinamide-GDP ribazoletransferase gives rise to the protein MVLTAVRGALGFLTRLPVGGDADAWEAFRRTPVSIPLAGYVVGALAALPFLLPLPVPSVAALYLVTVVLLTGVTHADGLADLGDAAAVHGGVDAARRREVLKDSQTGVGGALAVSLALVTLGLGTLGLAGTLPRVAFALALAAEVGAKTGVALLVCTREAMHEGLGAALTEGATPTGLLPTVIAVLPVFAVASAAGAGYAGPLGAVLAPLGVAWLVGVWATGALGGINGDVLGAANELGRVVGVHAGVIVWTLW
- a CDS encoding NTP transferase domain-containing protein produces the protein MCGGRGTRLRGGEKTERFSTIEKPLVEVGGEAMFDRVVDALRASRIGGDGAVAGQIHAVVSPHAPETAERARELSLSVVATPGDGYVSDLTTALDAIGRPALTVPADLPLLASEHVDDAVERSVGDSEGTDAREPTSITVCAPVALKRRLGASVDTAFEHDGRTVAPTGLNVVAGDDDTVALTYDARLAVNVNRPSDRELAGALCE